In Microbacterium maritypicum, the following are encoded in one genomic region:
- the nadA gene encoding quinolinate synthase NadA, whose protein sequence is MSITFVPAPAVPPLDASVDHAIQAIVAGTSTDPTCATDLAAGPWDFDSRPGYGPGSSMGDVIPTGSPRQGELPVAYREASEDELDARIRAAKATLGDRVVILGHFYQREEVVRHADYVGDSFQLATAAKGRADAEAIVFCGVHFMAETADLLSQPEQAVILPNLAAGCSMADMADIDQVEECWEQLADVFGDLDAPDADGRVPVIPVTYMNSSAAIKGFVGRHGGIVCTSSNAQTVLEWAFERGRRVLFFPDQHLGRNTAKAMGVPLEQMPMWNPRRALGGSSAAELVDSRVILWHGFCSVHRRFTVGQIDQARADHPGVRVIVHPECPMEVVDAADEAGSTEYIRRAIDSATEPTTFAIGTEINLVRRLAAQYPQHEIFCLDPVVCPCSTMYRIHPGYLAWVLEELVAGRTPNRITVTGDVAEPARVALERMLAAKPPVSASTR, encoded by the coding sequence ATGAGCATCACCTTCGTCCCCGCGCCCGCCGTTCCGCCGCTGGACGCCTCGGTGGACCACGCCATCCAGGCGATCGTCGCCGGCACATCCACCGACCCGACCTGCGCCACCGACCTGGCCGCGGGGCCGTGGGACTTCGACTCCCGACCCGGATACGGACCCGGCTCCTCGATGGGTGACGTGATCCCCACGGGATCCCCACGGCAAGGTGAACTCCCCGTCGCATATCGGGAGGCGTCGGAGGACGAACTCGACGCACGCATCCGCGCGGCGAAGGCCACTCTCGGCGATCGGGTCGTGATCCTGGGCCACTTCTACCAGCGCGAAGAGGTAGTGCGGCACGCGGACTACGTCGGCGACTCCTTCCAACTCGCCACGGCAGCCAAAGGCAGAGCAGACGCCGAGGCGATCGTGTTCTGCGGCGTGCACTTCATGGCCGAGACCGCGGATCTGCTCTCGCAGCCCGAGCAGGCCGTGATCCTGCCGAACCTCGCCGCCGGATGCTCGATGGCCGACATGGCCGACATCGACCAGGTCGAGGAGTGCTGGGAGCAGCTGGCAGACGTCTTCGGCGATCTCGACGCCCCCGACGCGGACGGCCGCGTGCCCGTGATCCCCGTGACGTACATGAACTCCTCGGCGGCGATCAAGGGCTTCGTCGGACGCCACGGCGGGATCGTGTGCACTTCGTCCAACGCCCAGACCGTTCTCGAGTGGGCCTTCGAGCGCGGCCGGCGGGTGCTGTTCTTCCCCGACCAGCACCTGGGGCGTAACACCGCCAAGGCGATGGGCGTGCCGCTCGAGCAGATGCCGATGTGGAACCCGCGGCGAGCGCTCGGCGGCTCCTCGGCCGCTGAGCTCGTCGATTCCCGGGTGATCCTGTGGCACGGCTTCTGCTCCGTGCACCGGCGCTTCACCGTCGGGCAGATCGACCAGGCCCGCGCCGACCACCCCGGCGTGCGGGTGATCGTGCACCCGGAATGCCCGATGGAGGTGGTCGACGCGGCGGACGAGGCCGGCTCGACCGAGTACATCCGCCGAGCGATCGACTCCGCGACCGAGCCCACGACGTTCGCCATCGGAACCGAGATCAACCTCGTGCGCCGGCTCGCGGCGCAGTACCCGCAGCACGAGATCTTCTGTCTGGACCCGGTCGTCTGCCCCTGCTCGACGATGTACCGCATCCACCCCGGCTACCTGGCCTGGGTGCTGGAGGAGCTCGTCGCCGGTCGCACACCGAACAGGATCACGGTCACCGGCGACGTCGCCGAGCCCGCCCGAGTGGCGCTGGAGCGGATGCTCGCTGCGAAGCCCCCGGTGAGTGCGAGCACACGATGA
- a CDS encoding NUDIX domain-containing protein — translation MTRSGDIRVAVSTVILTLRRTDDGRAVLALPLVLRTREPFADQWALPGGWLTATESPVDAAARTLAETTGLAPSYLEQLYAFGAVDRSPTRVVSIVYWALLRQDDVTAQISAHRASGHAPENVRWFDIDQLPQLAFDHAKIVEYALWRLRNKVGYSRVAQGFLPAEFTLAELREAYESILGKSLDPANFRRQVESAGNLLPTDRFRTGSHRPARLYRDNTDVELADRGPLGPEETSTR, via the coding sequence ATGACTCGAAGCGGGGACATCCGGGTGGCCGTCTCGACGGTCATCCTGACGCTGCGGCGCACCGACGACGGACGCGCGGTCCTCGCGCTGCCCCTCGTCCTGCGCACCCGCGAGCCCTTCGCCGACCAGTGGGCGCTTCCCGGTGGCTGGCTCACCGCGACCGAGTCGCCCGTCGACGCCGCAGCTCGCACCCTCGCCGAGACGACGGGTCTCGCCCCCAGTTACCTGGAGCAGCTCTACGCCTTCGGCGCTGTCGACCGCTCCCCCACCCGAGTCGTCTCGATCGTGTACTGGGCGCTGCTGCGTCAAGACGACGTGACCGCGCAGATCTCCGCCCACCGGGCATCCGGTCATGCCCCCGAGAACGTCCGGTGGTTCGACATCGATCAGTTGCCGCAACTGGCCTTCGATCACGCCAAGATCGTCGAATACGCCCTCTGGCGCCTGCGCAACAAGGTCGGCTACAGCCGGGTCGCACAAGGCTTCCTGCCCGCCGAGTTCACGCTGGCGGAGCTGCGCGAGGCGTACGAATCGATCCTCGGGAAGAGCCTCGATCCCGCCAACTTCCGTCGTCAGGTGGAATCCGCGGGCAACCTGCTCCCCACCGACCGCTTCCGCACCGGGAGCCACCGTCCTGCACGTCTGTACCGCGACAACACCGATGTCGAGCTGGCCGACCGCGGCCCCCTCGGTCCCGAAGAAACGAGCACCCGATGA
- the nadB gene encoding L-aspartate oxidase, producing the protein MNVLVVGSGIAGLTAALHAHEAGHAVTLVTKGAPGDGSTGLAQGGVAGIYGPDDSAQQHAADTMDAGAGLSDPAAVDVLVAEGAERIAELIARGVGFDRTAEGALQLGREAAHRHARIVHAGGDATGAAISAALIAAVRRTEISVVEHALLTELVVAEGAVRGIRVLRDGDTTELHADAVILATGGAGRLYAHTTNPTGATGDGIAVALRAGAAVADLEFVQFHPTILASGPAFLISEAVRGEGATLLDDAGRRFTFDSHPDGELAPRDVVSRAIARQASAQGRPVRLDATMLGAETLAARFPTIDRVTRERGFDWSREPIPVTPAAHYLMGGVVTDLDGRTTLPGLFAVGEVARTGVHGANRLASNSLLEGAVFGARAAAALTMPWRLVPVPAPPAAVRPPMEDRGSDTPEFSRAALQQLMWDEVGLLRTHDGLAHALAIVRAWTASSSRPTTTVEHEDANLLLLAEATASAALERTVSVGAHHRVDAAASADAAPSRPRSSILETV; encoded by the coding sequence ATGAACGTCCTGGTCGTCGGCTCGGGCATCGCCGGTCTCACGGCGGCACTCCACGCGCACGAGGCCGGACATGCGGTGACGCTCGTCACCAAGGGAGCGCCCGGGGACGGGTCGACCGGCCTCGCCCAGGGAGGCGTCGCGGGCATCTACGGGCCCGACGACTCGGCGCAGCAGCATGCCGCCGACACGATGGACGCCGGTGCCGGGCTCTCGGATCCCGCGGCTGTCGACGTGCTGGTGGCCGAGGGCGCCGAGCGGATCGCGGAGCTGATCGCCCGCGGCGTCGGGTTCGATCGGACGGCCGAGGGGGCGTTGCAGCTCGGACGCGAGGCGGCCCACCGCCATGCACGCATCGTGCACGCCGGCGGGGATGCCACGGGCGCGGCGATCTCCGCGGCACTGATCGCCGCCGTGCGACGCACGGAGATCTCCGTGGTCGAGCATGCTCTGCTCACCGAGTTGGTCGTGGCCGAGGGGGCCGTGCGTGGCATTCGTGTGCTGCGCGACGGGGACACCACCGAGCTCCACGCCGACGCGGTGATCCTCGCGACGGGCGGCGCGGGCCGCCTCTACGCGCACACGACCAACCCGACCGGCGCCACCGGTGACGGCATCGCCGTGGCCCTGCGCGCGGGCGCGGCTGTCGCCGACCTGGAGTTCGTGCAGTTCCATCCGACGATCCTGGCGTCGGGTCCGGCGTTCCTCATCTCGGAGGCCGTGCGCGGGGAAGGTGCGACCCTGCTCGACGACGCCGGTCGACGCTTCACGTTCGACAGTCACCCCGATGGTGAGCTGGCCCCTCGCGATGTGGTCTCCCGGGCCATCGCACGGCAGGCGTCCGCGCAGGGGCGGCCGGTGCGCTTGGACGCCACGATGCTCGGGGCCGAGACCCTCGCCGCGCGCTTCCCGACCATCGATCGGGTGACGAGGGAGCGTGGATTCGACTGGTCGCGCGAGCCGATCCCGGTGACCCCCGCCGCGCACTACCTGATGGGCGGTGTCGTCACCGATCTCGACGGCCGCACGACGCTACCGGGACTCTTCGCCGTCGGCGAGGTCGCCCGCACCGGCGTGCACGGGGCGAACCGTCTGGCGTCCAACTCCCTGCTCGAGGGGGCCGTCTTCGGCGCGAGGGCCGCTGCTGCGCTGACGATGCCCTGGCGTCTCGTGCCGGTGCCCGCACCCCCTGCCGCTGTCCGGCCGCCGATGGAGGACCGCGGATCGGATACGCCGGAATTCAGCCGCGCCGCGCTGCAGCAGCTGATGTGGGATGAGGTCGGGCTGCTCCGCACCCACGACGGCCTCGCACATGCACTGGCCATCGTGCGCGCGTGGACTGCATCTTCGTCGCGGCCGACCACGACCGTCGAGCACGAGGACGCGAACCTGCTGCTCCTCGCTGAAGCCACCGCCTCCGCCGCGCTGGAGCGCACCGTCTCGGTCGGCGCCCACCACCGAGTCGACGCCGCAGCCTCCGCGGACGCCGCGCCGTCCCGCCCCCGCTCATCGATCCTGGAGACCGTCTGA
- a CDS encoding ABC transporter permease has protein sequence MKFYARRIGFYAFTLWAAISLNFLLPRLMPGNPADIMIAKMQRAGGEISETTIRNIKLLLGGDDSSLWDQYLAYWGRMFRGDLGISVTKFPTPVSELIAGALPWTLVLVGTATVISFVLGVALGAWAGWKRGTWVDHVIPATTVLQSIPYFWLALILVSVFAVGLGWFPIFGGYDVFDFPDGPEPTWAFFSDAFAHSLLPAITIVISSVGGWLFGMRNMMVATLAEDYVLTAEAKGLRHRRIMTTYAARNAAIPSIAGFSITLGFVVSGSIVMEQVFTYPGIGKLMFQAVTNNDYALMQGLFLVITITVLAANFIMDLVYGFIDPRARQNV, from the coding sequence ATGAAGTTCTATGCACGAAGAATCGGGTTCTACGCGTTCACGCTGTGGGCCGCGATCTCTCTCAACTTCCTGCTTCCCCGTCTCATGCCGGGGAACCCCGCCGACATCATGATCGCCAAGATGCAGCGGGCGGGCGGCGAGATCTCGGAGACGACGATCCGCAACATCAAGCTCCTGCTCGGTGGCGACGACTCCTCGCTCTGGGACCAGTACCTCGCGTACTGGGGCCGCATGTTCCGCGGCGACCTCGGGATCTCGGTCACCAAGTTCCCGACGCCGGTGAGTGAGCTCATCGCCGGAGCGCTGCCCTGGACACTCGTCCTGGTCGGCACCGCGACCGTCATCTCCTTCGTCCTCGGTGTCGCGCTGGGTGCGTGGGCCGGATGGAAGCGGGGCACCTGGGTCGACCACGTCATCCCTGCGACCACCGTGCTGCAGTCCATCCCGTACTTCTGGCTGGCGCTGATCCTGGTCTCGGTGTTCGCGGTCGGCCTCGGCTGGTTCCCGATCTTCGGGGGCTACGACGTGTTCGACTTCCCGGACGGGCCTGAGCCCACCTGGGCGTTCTTCTCCGACGCGTTCGCGCACTCGCTCCTCCCGGCGATCACGATCGTGATCAGCTCCGTGGGCGGCTGGTTGTTCGGCATGCGCAACATGATGGTGGCCACACTCGCCGAGGACTACGTCCTCACCGCCGAGGCCAAGGGTCTTCGGCACCGCCGCATCATGACGACCTACGCCGCGAGGAACGCGGCGATCCCGTCGATCGCCGGATTCTCGATCACGCTGGGCTTCGTCGTCTCCGGCTCCATCGTCATGGAGCAGGTGTTCACGTATCCCGGCATCGGCAAGCTGATGTTCCAGGCCGTCACGAACAACGACTATGCACTCATGCAGGGCCTGTTCCTGGTGATCACCATCACGGTGCTCGCCGCCAACTTCATCATGGACCTCGTCTATGGCTTCATCGACCCGAGGGCGCGCCAGAATGTCTGA
- a CDS encoding ABC transporter ATP-binding protein: protein MSEPVLTARNVSIEYEVDPPVKAVRDVSLTLNRGEILGLAGESGCGKTTLAYGMNRLLKAPALMTAGEIVFHDRDGHDIDIVGLDGEGLRAFRWDKISMVFQGAMNSLNPVISVKAQIFDIFDTHRPGMGKKAKTARAEELLTLVGVDPNRLTSFPHELSGGMRQRMMIAMALALDPQVMIMDEPTTALDVVVQRGIIREIMRLREKLGFAVIFITHDLPMLIEISDRIAIMLQGQIVEEGTAEEIYRTPQHEYTKRLLSSFPSLKGERGDFVRTGVSQEGVR from the coding sequence ATGAGCGAGCCGGTGCTGACGGCGCGGAACGTGTCGATCGAGTACGAGGTCGACCCGCCGGTGAAAGCCGTGCGCGATGTGTCGCTGACGCTGAACCGCGGCGAGATCCTGGGTCTCGCGGGAGAGTCCGGCTGCGGCAAGACGACCCTGGCCTATGGGATGAACCGACTCCTCAAGGCGCCGGCGCTGATGACGGCGGGGGAGATCGTCTTCCATGACCGCGACGGTCATGACATCGACATCGTGGGTCTCGACGGCGAGGGCCTCCGGGCGTTCCGGTGGGACAAGATCTCGATGGTCTTCCAGGGGGCGATGAACTCGCTCAACCCGGTGATCTCGGTCAAAGCGCAGATCTTCGACATCTTCGACACGCATCGACCCGGTATGGGCAAGAAGGCGAAGACCGCACGGGCGGAAGAGCTGCTCACCCTGGTCGGCGTCGACCCGAACCGCCTGACGAGCTTCCCGCACGAACTCTCGGGCGGCATGCGGCAGCGGATGATGATCGCGATGGCCCTCGCCCTCGATCCGCAGGTGATGATCATGGACGAGCCGACGACCGCGCTCGACGTGGTCGTGCAGCGCGGGATCATCCGCGAGATCATGCGGCTGCGCGAGAAGCTCGGGTTCGCGGTGATCTTCATCACCCACGACCTGCCGATGCTGATCGAGATCAGCGACCGGATCGCGATCATGCTGCAGGGACAGATCGTCGAGGAGGGCACGGCGGAGGAGATCTACCGGACCCCGCAGCACGAGTACACGAAACGGCTGCTGTCGAGCTTCCCGTCGCTCAAGGGCGAACGCGGCGACTTCGTCCGCACCGGTGTCAGCCAGGAGGGCGTCCGATGA
- a CDS encoding ABC transporter permease, producing MSDPQNTAGLLTVEDAPMTAPASTVSLATQSRGRKRRILPSTSPKFIVGSLLVLAIVLFAIIAPFFTQNPRSTANPALQPPSAEHWLGTTKLGNDMFAQLAIGAQGSLMVGLIASVIAIVLSLVFGVLAGYLGGWREDGLALITNVMIVIPALPLVMVIASFVPQRTWQLVAIFLGITSWAGAAYVLRLQTRSLRTRDYVYASKVAGERSLRVILVEIMPNLLPLLTAQFLFALIFAILGEAGLSYLGLGPTDSITWGTILNDAQSGQALGRGAWWWFVPPGIMIAILGAGLALINFAIDEVINPKLRNAPDAARRVRKAAKTKGVTA from the coding sequence ATGTCTGATCCGCAGAACACCGCCGGTCTCCTGACCGTCGAGGACGCGCCCATGACGGCGCCGGCCAGCACCGTCTCGCTCGCCACTCAGAGCCGAGGCCGCAAGCGGCGCATCCTGCCGAGCACATCGCCGAAGTTCATCGTCGGCTCGCTCCTCGTGCTCGCGATCGTGCTGTTCGCGATCATCGCGCCGTTCTTCACGCAGAATCCGCGCAGCACGGCGAACCCTGCACTGCAGCCGCCGTCGGCGGAGCACTGGTTGGGCACCACGAAGCTCGGCAACGACATGTTCGCCCAGCTCGCGATCGGTGCGCAGGGATCGCTCATGGTCGGGTTGATCGCCAGCGTGATCGCGATCGTGCTGTCGCTCGTCTTCGGTGTCCTCGCCGGATACCTGGGCGGCTGGCGTGAAGACGGACTCGCCCTCATCACCAACGTGATGATCGTCATCCCCGCCTTGCCGCTGGTCATGGTGATCGCCTCCTTCGTGCCGCAGCGCACCTGGCAGCTGGTCGCGATCTTCCTCGGCATCACCTCCTGGGCCGGCGCCGCCTACGTCCTGCGCCTGCAGACCCGTTCCCTCCGCACCCGCGACTACGTCTACGCCTCGAAGGTGGCCGGCGAGCGGTCGCTGCGTGTGATCCTGGTCGAGATCATGCCGAACCTCCTGCCGCTGCTCACGGCGCAGTTCCTCTTCGCTCTGATCTTCGCGATCCTCGGCGAGGCCGGGCTCTCCTATCTGGGGCTCGGGCCGACGGACTCGATCACCTGGGGAACCATCCTCAACGACGCGCAGTCCGGCCAGGCGCTCGGCCGCGGAGCGTGGTGGTGGTTCGTCCCGCCGGGCATCATGATCGCCATCCTCGGCGCCGGCCTCGCACTGATCAACTTCGCGATCGACGAGGTCATCAACCCGAAGCTGCGCAACGCGCCCGACGCCGCGCGCCGTGTGCGCAAGGCCGCGAAGACCAAGGGGGTCACCGCATGA
- the nadC gene encoding carboxylating nicotinate-nucleotide diphosphorylase encodes MLTRSTLTRVVGAALEEDAPWGDLTSTTLLPVEATATADLVAREAGVFSGGEVFTAAFALTDPTLVVDLHVGDGDDFTAGDVLASVSGSARGILTAERVALNFTQRMSGIATLTASYVAAVDDTRARIADTRKTTPGLRAFERHAVESGGGRNHRYSLSDAVMAKDNHLAVLTRSGLDLASALRDALSRLPHTTHVVVEVDRLDQIPAVLDGGAHTVLLDNFSLDDLREGVALIGDRATVEASGGVNLDTVGDIARTGVDVISVGALTHSARALDLGLDLRID; translated from the coding sequence ATGCTCACCCGCTCCACCCTGACCCGCGTCGTCGGCGCAGCCCTCGAGGAGGACGCGCCGTGGGGCGACCTCACCAGCACGACGCTGCTTCCCGTCGAGGCGACAGCCACCGCCGACCTCGTCGCGCGCGAGGCAGGGGTGTTCAGCGGCGGTGAGGTCTTCACTGCCGCGTTCGCCCTCACCGATCCGACCCTGGTCGTCGATCTGCACGTCGGCGACGGCGACGACTTCACCGCGGGCGACGTCCTCGCCTCGGTCTCCGGATCGGCGCGCGGCATCCTCACCGCGGAACGCGTCGCCTTGAACTTCACCCAGCGGATGAGCGGCATCGCGACGCTCACCGCGTCCTACGTCGCGGCTGTCGACGACACCCGCGCGCGCATCGCCGACACGCGCAAGACGACCCCGGGCCTCCGTGCGTTCGAGCGGCACGCCGTCGAATCCGGCGGCGGCCGCAACCACCGGTACTCGCTGTCCGACGCCGTGATGGCCAAGGACAACCACCTCGCCGTGCTCACCCGTTCCGGCCTCGACCTCGCCTCGGCGCTGCGCGACGCTCTGTCCCGTCTGCCGCACACCACGCACGTCGTCGTCGAGGTCGACCGCCTCGACCAGATCCCTGCCGTCCTCGACGGTGGCGCCCACACCGTGCTGCTGGACAACTTCTCGCTCGACGATCTGCGCGAAGGTGTCGCCCTGATCGGCGACCGGGCCACGGTCGAAGCGTCGGGAGGGGTGAACCTCGACACCGTCGGTGACATCGCACGCACCGGCGTCGACGTGATCTCAGTGGGGGCGCTGACGCACTCCGCGCGCGCTCTCGACCTCGGCCTGGACCTGCGGATCGACTGA
- a CDS encoding ABC transporter substrate-binding protein, with protein MIRNGKRRIALTAIAGASVLAMGLTACGTGGGDDGNADSDRALRVWAGSQTPIAANYNPFAPTVLHGALGPIYEPLFFYNKTADTEPVGLIGDTFEYNEDGTVITIAIKPDLKWSDGEPLTAKDVAFSFKYEANNPEGNGLVSAEATDDTTVVLTYSSAQYTTEFQRLGSTYILPEHIWADVKDFANFTNEEPVGSGAYVVEKTTSESYTIVANENFRDADKLGVKKVQYIAVDNNQTAQDLLAAGELDWTGMFIPNPDDVTGNGKIDWINTPQDPTVLYTCSNAELGCTGPQTDVAVRQALNVAIDRATIKDKAFVGLTGDISPTYALLPRDEKWVADPANEVSPQEANVAEAGAILEAAGYTKDGDFYAKGGVPLELTLTSVDGWTDYNDAAKLIAEQAAAAGIKINVSTVQWQEFSDSRQGGEFQLIVGGMIGTSVADPFQIYRDWFGGTAVQSTSPVGTEVPAGRWNFSRYNNPTVDAAVQAAISTDDEAEKKELYGTIQTEIVRDLPYIPLVINATQTFYNTKDFTGWPTEEDLYAFPPSWGAIAAGYVLTQLQPAK; from the coding sequence ATGATCCGAAACGGAAAGCGCAGAATCGCGCTCACCGCGATCGCCGGAGCATCCGTCCTCGCCATGGGCCTCACCGCCTGCGGCACCGGCGGCGGCGACGACGGCAATGCCGACAGCGACCGCGCCCTTCGCGTCTGGGCCGGCAGCCAGACGCCGATCGCCGCGAACTACAACCCGTTCGCGCCCACCGTGCTCCACGGCGCGCTCGGCCCCATCTACGAGCCGCTGTTCTTCTACAACAAGACGGCTGACACCGAGCCCGTCGGCCTGATCGGCGACACCTTCGAGTACAACGAGGACGGCACGGTGATCACGATCGCCATCAAGCCCGACCTCAAGTGGAGCGACGGGGAGCCCCTCACCGCGAAGGACGTCGCGTTCTCGTTCAAGTACGAGGCGAACAATCCCGAGGGCAACGGTCTGGTCTCCGCCGAGGCCACCGACGACACCACCGTCGTGCTGACGTACTCGTCCGCGCAGTACACGACGGAGTTCCAGCGCCTCGGCTCGACCTACATCCTCCCCGAGCACATCTGGGCGGACGTCAAGGACTTCGCGAACTTCACCAACGAGGAGCCCGTCGGTTCGGGCGCATACGTCGTCGAGAAGACGACCAGCGAGTCCTACACCATCGTCGCGAACGAGAACTTCCGCGACGCCGACAAGCTCGGTGTCAAGAAGGTCCAGTACATCGCGGTCGACAACAACCAGACCGCGCAGGACCTGCTCGCCGCCGGCGAGCTCGACTGGACCGGCATGTTCATCCCGAACCCGGACGATGTGACCGGCAACGGAAAGATCGACTGGATCAACACCCCGCAGGACCCCACAGTCCTGTACACCTGCTCGAACGCCGAGCTCGGCTGCACCGGTCCGCAGACCGACGTCGCCGTGCGTCAGGCGCTCAACGTCGCGATCGACCGCGCCACCATCAAGGACAAGGCGTTCGTCGGGCTCACCGGTGACATCTCGCCGACGTACGCTCTGCTGCCCCGTGACGAGAAGTGGGTCGCGGATCCCGCCAACGAGGTCAGCCCCCAGGAAGCGAACGTCGCAGAGGCGGGTGCGATCCTCGAGGCCGCCGGTTACACGAAGGACGGCGACTTCTATGCGAAGGGCGGCGTGCCTCTCGAGCTCACCCTCACCTCGGTCGACGGCTGGACGGACTACAACGACGCCGCCAAGCTGATCGCCGAGCAGGCGGCCGCGGCCGGCATCAAGATCAACGTCTCCACCGTGCAGTGGCAGGAGTTCTCCGACTCCCGACAGGGTGGAGAGTTCCAGCTCATCGTCGGCGGCATGATCGGCACGTCGGTGGCAGACCCGTTCCAGATCTACCGTGACTGGTTCGGCGGCACCGCGGTGCAGTCGACCAGCCCGGTCGGCACCGAGGTCCCGGCGGGTCGCTGGAACTTCAGCCGGTACAACAACCCGACGGTCGACGCTGCGGTGCAGGCCGCGATCAGCACCGATGACGAGGCGGAGAAGAAGGAGCTGTACGGCACGATCCAGACCGAGATCGTCCGCGACCTGCCCTACATCCCGCTGGTGATCAACGCGACCCAGACGTTCTACAACACGAAGGACTTCACGGGTTGGCCGACGGAGGAGGACCTCTACGCCTTCCCGCCGTCCTGGGGTGCGATCGCGGCAGGCTACGTCCTGACGCAGCTGCAGCCGGCCAAGTAG
- a CDS encoding ABC transporter ATP-binding protein, with protein sequence MSANPTAPTAAQPARLEARNLVKDFPLRSGFKTSILHAVKDVSFTIEAGKTVALVGESGSGKSTIARMLMKLETPTSGEILLDGKPSGTRGRALERYRADVQMVFQDPFASLNPFHTIVHHLERPIRLHHPELSRGEVRERAVELLERVRLTPGESYADRRPHELSGGQRQRVAIARALAPGARFIVADEPVSMLDVSIRLGVLNLLADLQREENLGVLYITHDLATARHFSDEIMVLYKGDVVERGPADEVILNPQHEYTKTLLGAAPEPDNLGRLRDEVRAELGIAH encoded by the coding sequence ATGAGCGCGAACCCGACCGCACCCACCGCGGCTCAGCCGGCGCGGCTGGAGGCCCGGAACCTGGTGAAGGACTTCCCCCTGCGCTCCGGCTTCAAGACGAGCATCCTGCACGCGGTGAAAGACGTGTCCTTCACGATCGAGGCGGGCAAGACGGTCGCCCTGGTCGGCGAGTCGGGGTCGGGGAAATCGACCATCGCGCGGATGCTCATGAAGCTGGAGACCCCCACCAGCGGGGAGATCCTGCTGGACGGGAAACCGTCCGGAACCCGCGGCCGGGCGCTGGAACGCTACCGCGCCGATGTGCAGATGGTGTTCCAGGACCCGTTCGCGTCGTTGAACCCTTTCCACACGATCGTGCATCACCTCGAGCGGCCGATCCGCCTGCACCACCCGGAGCTGTCTCGTGGCGAGGTGCGGGAGCGGGCCGTGGAGCTGCTGGAGCGCGTGCGACTCACTCCGGGGGAGAGCTACGCCGACCGTCGCCCGCACGAGCTCTCCGGTGGACAGCGTCAGCGCGTCGCGATCGCGCGGGCGCTGGCCCCCGGGGCGCGGTTCATCGTCGCGGACGAGCCGGTGTCGATGCTGGACGTGTCGATCCGTCTCGGGGTGCTGAACCTCCTCGCGGACCTACAGCGCGAGGAGAACCTCGGCGTCCTCTACATCACCCACGACCTGGCCACCGCCCGACACTTCTCGGACGAGATCATGGTGCTCTACAAGGGCGACGTCGTGGAGCGCGGGCCTGCGGACGAGGTCATCCTCAACCCGCAGCACGAGTACACCAAGACGCTCCTGGGCGCCGCACCCGAGCCCGACAACCTCGGCCGCCTCCGCGACGAGGTGCGCGCCGAGCTCGGCATCGCGCACTGA